One stretch of Mycolicibacterium fallax DNA includes these proteins:
- a CDS encoding cytochrome P450: MTDEPDFFTDNGLLADPYDYLAGLRRDHPLRREPHHDVVMVTGYDEAVAIYNDTEGFSSCISVTGPFPGFPVPLDAESDIPALIAAHRDELPMSDQLPTFDPPSHTAHRALLSTMITPKRLKENEEFMWRLADRQYDLALAGDRCEYIADYGSPFAMLVIADLLGVPESDHPEFHRALLEDAAGTIGSSDGDTMHASPLEYLYGKFSGYIGDRRAHPREDVLTGVAAAKFPDGRTPRVIDAVRVAANLFAAGQETTVRLLSASVMMLAEDRELQARLRADRGLIPRFIEECLRLESPVRGDFRLATRDVEVGGVTVPAGSTVMLVNAAANRDPRRFADPDTFDLDRPNARNHIAFGRGVHSCPGAPLARVEGKVSLNRLFDRTEEFWIDEDRHGPADQRRYRYIPTFILRGLTRLHIRFSPAR; encoded by the coding sequence ATGACCGACGAGCCGGATTTCTTCACCGACAACGGGTTGCTCGCCGACCCCTACGACTATCTGGCCGGGTTGCGCCGAGATCACCCGCTGCGCCGGGAACCGCACCACGACGTCGTGATGGTCACCGGCTACGACGAGGCCGTCGCAATCTACAACGACACCGAGGGGTTCTCGTCGTGCATCTCGGTGACCGGGCCGTTCCCCGGCTTCCCGGTGCCGCTGGACGCCGAGTCCGACATCCCGGCGCTGATCGCCGCGCACCGCGACGAGTTGCCGATGAGCGATCAGCTGCCCACCTTCGACCCGCCGTCGCACACCGCGCACCGCGCGCTGCTGTCGACCATGATCACCCCCAAGCGGCTCAAGGAGAACGAGGAGTTCATGTGGCGGCTGGCCGACCGGCAGTACGACCTCGCGCTGGCCGGTGATCGCTGCGAGTACATCGCCGACTACGGCAGCCCGTTCGCCATGCTGGTGATCGCCGATCTGCTCGGCGTGCCCGAGTCCGACCACCCGGAGTTCCACCGGGCCCTGTTGGAGGATGCCGCGGGCACCATCGGCAGCAGCGACGGTGACACCATGCACGCCAGCCCGCTGGAATATCTGTACGGCAAGTTCAGCGGCTACATCGGTGACCGTCGGGCCCACCCGCGCGAGGATGTGCTGACCGGGGTGGCGGCCGCGAAGTTCCCCGACGGCCGCACCCCGCGGGTGATCGACGCGGTCCGGGTTGCGGCGAATCTCTTTGCCGCGGGCCAGGAAACCACGGTGCGGCTGCTCAGTGCGTCGGTGATGATGTTGGCCGAGGACCGCGAGCTGCAGGCCCGGCTGCGCGCCGATCGCGGCCTGATCCCCAGGTTCATCGAGGAGTGCCTGCGGCTGGAGAGCCCGGTGCGCGGGGATTTTCGGCTGGCCACCCGCGACGTCGAGGTCGGCGGCGTCACCGTGCCCGCGGGCAGCACCGTCATGCTGGTCAACGCGGCCGCCAACCGGGACCCGCGCCGCTTCGCCGACCCGGACACCTTCGATCTGGACCGGCCGAACGCACGTAACCACATCGCTTTTGGGCGCGGCGTGCACAGCTGCCCGGGCGCACCGTTGGCCCGGGTCGAGGGCAAGGTGAGCCTCAACAGGCTGTTCGACCGCACCGAGGAGTTCTGGATCGACGAGGACCGGCACGGCCCGGCCGATCAGCGGCGCTACCGCTACATCCCGACGTTCATCCTGCGTGGGCTGACCCGGCTGCACATTCGGTTCAGCCCGGCCCGATGA
- a CDS encoding aromatic ring-hydroxylating oxygenase subunit alpha → MTTTQPGYWFDNALALDDIESGRYRMDISTGRYVDADVVRAEHDNIWMKVWQAAGRESELPEVGDWKEYQLLDQSFLLIRGRDHRVRGFVNACRHRGNVLCKGSGNAKRGILCQYHLWSYDLEGKLKGALRERENVLTQLDKESLGLLEVSVDCFAGFIFLNPDPNAAPLREFLGAEVVDLLEPYRLDQMVTVLDVREALNCNWKVVMDAFSEGYHISGIHPQLLQVVMIDPSTTRYRFFDKHSVSCAPFEVAGKKYGLEEQIEGIMGLPETFPSVTAVLPRFAELVGEYRDEAGVLNLPEGVTPRTLLQRATRETLTGMGFDVGGLTDAQMSDNNGWVLFPNFFMTVRAGEATVILAQPHESGDPNRCYWHILSVMWLPEEHREAFAAAHLEVTEAGSFPYFLALQQDYEQMPRQQRGLRNTRLEHMSLVKEEVVIAHFHSVVDRYLAGAAQ, encoded by the coding sequence CCGGGCGGAACACGACAACATCTGGATGAAGGTCTGGCAGGCCGCCGGCCGCGAATCCGAGCTGCCCGAGGTCGGCGACTGGAAGGAATACCAACTGCTGGACCAGTCCTTCCTGCTGATTCGCGGCCGGGACCACCGGGTTCGCGGGTTCGTCAACGCCTGCCGGCACCGCGGCAACGTGCTGTGCAAGGGCAGTGGCAATGCCAAGCGGGGCATCCTGTGCCAGTACCACCTGTGGTCTTACGACCTGGAGGGCAAGCTCAAGGGCGCACTGCGGGAGCGGGAGAACGTGCTGACCCAACTGGACAAGGAAAGCCTTGGCCTGCTGGAAGTTTCGGTCGACTGCTTCGCCGGGTTCATCTTCCTCAACCCCGACCCGAACGCCGCGCCGCTGCGAGAGTTCCTCGGCGCTGAGGTGGTCGACCTGCTGGAGCCCTACCGGCTGGACCAGATGGTCACCGTGCTGGATGTGCGGGAGGCGTTGAACTGCAACTGGAAGGTGGTGATGGACGCCTTCTCCGAGGGCTACCACATCTCCGGGATCCATCCGCAGCTGCTGCAGGTGGTGATGATCGACCCGAGCACCACCCGGTACCGGTTCTTCGACAAGCACAGCGTGTCCTGCGCGCCGTTCGAGGTGGCCGGCAAGAAGTACGGTCTGGAGGAACAGATCGAGGGCATCATGGGCCTGCCGGAAACCTTCCCGTCGGTCACCGCCGTGCTGCCGCGATTCGCCGAACTCGTCGGCGAATACCGCGACGAGGCGGGTGTGCTGAACCTGCCGGAGGGGGTGACCCCGCGGACCCTGCTGCAGCGGGCAACCCGGGAAACTCTGACCGGAATGGGATTCGACGTCGGCGGCCTGACCGACGCCCAGATGAGCGACAACAACGGCTGGGTGCTGTTCCCGAACTTCTTCATGACGGTTCGGGCGGGGGAGGCCACCGTCATCCTCGCCCAGCCGCACGAGAGCGGAGACCCGAACCGCTGCTACTGGCACATCCTCAGCGTCATGTGGCTGCCCGAGGAGCACCGCGAGGCCTTCGCCGCCGCGCATCTGGAGGTCACCGAAGCCGGCAGCTTCCCGTATTTTCTCGCCCTGCAACAGGATTACGAGCAGATGCCGCGTCAGCAGCGCGGGTTGCGCAACACCCGGCTGGAACACATGTCGCTGGTCAAGGAGGAGGTGGTGATCGCCCACTTTCACTCCGTGGTGGATCGCTATCTGGCCGGAGCCGCGCAGTGA
- a CDS encoding TetR/AcrR family transcriptional regulator, whose product MVERWTRQRRVEHTRNLLLDAAEEVVARQGFGAAALEVIAESAGYTRGAIYSHFGTKEELFLAVMERQLQRFLDGFNDIVDSFRTVGDFDSDQLADRWRMLTIAEPHRAALGYEFTLFLLRNPEVRERVAAQRQATAQSLADYIDAHLVKIGARLRVPSQLLAKVLIATYEGITLGSHIDSENLYRPYLEMVMSHVEPADPEAAQPS is encoded by the coding sequence GTGGTGGAACGTTGGACACGGCAGCGGCGCGTCGAGCACACCCGCAACCTGTTGCTCGACGCGGCCGAGGAAGTGGTGGCGCGGCAGGGTTTCGGGGCGGCCGCCCTGGAGGTCATCGCCGAGTCCGCCGGCTACACCCGAGGCGCCATCTACTCGCATTTCGGCACCAAGGAGGAGTTGTTCCTGGCGGTGATGGAGCGCCAGCTGCAACGCTTCCTGGACGGCTTCAACGACATCGTCGATTCGTTCCGGACCGTCGGGGATTTCGACTCCGACCAGCTGGCCGACCGGTGGCGGATGCTCACCATCGCTGAGCCGCACCGGGCGGCGTTGGGGTACGAGTTCACCCTGTTCCTGCTGCGCAATCCCGAGGTCCGCGAGCGGGTTGCCGCCCAGCGCCAGGCCACCGCGCAGTCGCTGGCCGATTACATCGACGCCCATCTGGTCAAGATCGGCGCCCGGCTGCGGGTGCCGTCGCAGTTGCTGGCCAAGGTGCTGATCGCCACCTACGAGGGCATCACCCTGGGCAGTCACATCGACTCCGAGAACCTCTACCGCCCCTACCTGGAGATGGTGATGTCGCACGTCGAGCCCGCCGACCCCGAGGCCGCCCAGCCCAGTTGA